A single Solidesulfovibrio sp. DNA region contains:
- a CDS encoding efflux RND transporter periplasmic adaptor subunit, translated as MPVSPQRCFPRASRRVSLVLALCAALALAGCDRAKPKAEAPAPVEVTVYEAKATTAPLAVDGIGHVYALTTISVRAQVSGVLKETYFSEGDIVRKGQPLLLIDPDAYKAQLDEAVSTLARDRAIAAQAKREWLRYKELVAQAVISQEDYEQKRTTYEQDLEQVRVDEAAVAKAKVNLGYCYINAPCTGVVGLQQYKTGNLIKSEDYVIVTINQIEPINVQFAVAEKYLPDIRAYAAKGTLAVEARYPTQPDKAAKGKLTVINNTVDVNSGTITLQGEFPNTDRFLWPGQYVDATVVLAETADTLLVPSSAVAATQDGSSLFLAKPDNTVEMRLVTVGRKIGAQTVIEKGLSPGEKVITSAQIKLFPGVPVKIVDAAAYNAGPVPPEAVAGQDKSHLSPAGGKDQGK; from the coding sequence ATGCCAGTTTCGCCGCAACGTTGTTTTCCCCGGGCCTCGCGCCGTGTGTCGCTCGTCCTCGCCCTGTGCGCGGCCCTGGCCCTGGCCGGTTGCGATCGGGCCAAGCCCAAGGCGGAAGCGCCCGCCCCCGTGGAGGTGACCGTCTACGAGGCCAAGGCCACCACCGCCCCCCTGGCCGTGGACGGCATCGGCCACGTCTATGCGTTGACCACCATCAGCGTCCGGGCGCAGGTTTCGGGCGTGCTCAAGGAAACCTACTTTTCCGAGGGCGACATCGTGCGCAAGGGGCAGCCGCTTCTGCTGATCGACCCCGACGCCTACAAGGCCCAGCTCGACGAGGCCGTCAGCACCCTGGCCCGGGACCGGGCCATCGCCGCCCAGGCCAAGCGGGAATGGCTGCGCTACAAGGAACTCGTGGCCCAGGCCGTCATCAGCCAGGAAGACTACGAGCAGAAACGCACCACCTACGAACAGGACCTGGAGCAGGTCCGGGTGGACGAGGCGGCCGTGGCCAAGGCCAAGGTCAACCTCGGCTACTGCTATATCAACGCGCCCTGCACGGGCGTGGTCGGCTTGCAGCAGTACAAGACCGGCAACCTCATCAAGTCCGAGGACTACGTCATCGTCACCATCAACCAGATCGAGCCCATAAACGTCCAGTTCGCCGTGGCCGAGAAATACCTGCCCGACATCCGCGCCTACGCCGCCAAGGGGACGCTGGCCGTGGAGGCCCGCTACCCCACCCAGCCCGACAAGGCGGCCAAGGGCAAGCTCACGGTGATCAACAACACCGTGGACGTGAATTCCGGCACCATCACCCTGCAGGGCGAATTCCCCAACACCGACCGCTTCCTGTGGCCCGGCCAGTACGTGGACGCCACGGTCGTGTTGGCCGAGACCGCCGACACCCTGCTCGTGCCGTCCAGCGCCGTGGCCGCGACCCAGGACGGCTCCTCGCTGTTCCTCGCCAAGCCCGACAACACCGTGGAGATGCGCCTCGTGACCGTGGGCCGCAAGATCGGCGCCCAGACCGTCATCGAAAAGGGCCTGTCCCCCGGGGAAAAGGTCATCACCTCGGCCCAGATCAAGCTCTTCCCCGGCGTGCCCGTGAAGATCGTGGACGCGGCCGCCTACAACGCGGGCCCCGTGCCACCCGAGGCCGTGGCCGGCCAGGACAAGTCCCACCTCAGTCCGGCCGGCGGCAAGGACCAGGGGAAGTGA
- a CDS encoding mechanosensitive ion channel domain-containing protein, which yields MHAPIRRRFRSLFPWICCCVLLAVPRAAPGQDTALWQSISDGLRQNIALKRQELVRIRQALPGDKAALDAELADVSSRLDQILLLRGVAGETPWAARSLLMQLRELTLAVDTACGALLDMRDALSRAKQEYAVVRQIRAQNASREYADLVNEELAGPGRDFKELKGEVDAAKGEVDAALAQADALKADIETARQEEVERFIGLFTQAYFTSSGSLLRLANLAGLVDDFVQWCDGAPRFWRPVANWTLWERYLAVAAVDFLLLLGAMRLGARRWPAFAQGRWPALLWLAGGLALFAARQTVLFAANQFTSLAWVVAVAWGLVALLGGAVPLRTLFACFTATVVLDATNVPASVAGTALAGIAAAAIWRLSRSGRRLSFDLAVLAGSAVAGVLGYGPQGLAAVQALFMLHLALGVGDAVQRGLGALGGGGKGSLAGLVSPLATTLLATLYVAWVLVFLGGPGLMDYVFERKFEIGRVTVTLDAVCGLLLAFFLLRLLQAWFTRLLGLANLRGKPIDAGLAHTLGAIFSYLTWLLFLLFALRLFEVPLGALTWIASGLSVGIGFGLKDIVNNFVSGLIIMFGGAVKKGDIIQQGKNIGEVVDLSVRNTIMRTLDNTTVIIPNSSFLRGEIVNLSYQDATLRLAIPVTVAPGTKIKKVRKILVAIAKEHPGVLKKPAPEVLMNTIGRLGLEFILYVWIGNFMEKFQIQSELATAIDQQFQDNKILVAFQSVKVKYKPKGTEAMQLEAMREELRQKRGEVCGKTRRLRRVHVRRRWPVTPVARVEEE from the coding sequence ATGCACGCCCCGATCCGCCGCCGCTTCCGGTCGCTTTTTCCCTGGATTTGCTGTTGCGTCCTCCTGGCCGTTCCCCGGGCGGCCCCCGGGCAGGACACGGCCCTGTGGCAGTCCATCAGCGACGGCCTGCGCCAGAATATCGCCCTCAAGCGCCAGGAGCTCGTCCGCATCCGCCAGGCCCTGCCCGGGGACAAGGCCGCCCTGGACGCCGAACTGGCCGATGTCAGCAGCCGCCTCGACCAGATCCTGCTCCTGCGCGGCGTGGCCGGGGAGACGCCCTGGGCCGCGCGCAGCCTGCTCATGCAACTGCGCGAGTTGACCCTGGCCGTGGATACGGCCTGCGGGGCGCTCCTCGACATGCGCGACGCGCTCTCCCGGGCCAAGCAGGAATATGCCGTGGTGCGCCAAATCCGGGCGCAAAACGCCAGCCGCGAATACGCCGACCTGGTCAACGAGGAACTGGCCGGCCCCGGCCGCGACTTCAAGGAACTCAAGGGCGAGGTCGACGCCGCCAAGGGCGAGGTGGACGCGGCCCTGGCCCAGGCCGACGCCCTCAAGGCCGATATCGAGACCGCCCGCCAGGAGGAGGTGGAGCGGTTCATCGGGCTTTTCACCCAGGCCTATTTCACCTCTTCGGGCTCCCTGCTGCGCCTGGCCAACCTGGCGGGCCTGGTCGACGACTTCGTCCAGTGGTGCGACGGCGCGCCGCGTTTCTGGCGGCCCGTGGCCAACTGGACGCTCTGGGAGCGCTATCTGGCCGTGGCGGCCGTGGATTTCCTGCTGCTTTTGGGGGCCATGCGCCTGGGCGCCCGGCGCTGGCCGGCCTTCGCCCAGGGACGCTGGCCGGCGTTGCTGTGGCTGGCCGGCGGCCTGGCCCTTTTCGCCGCACGGCAAACGGTCCTTTTCGCCGCCAACCAGTTCACTTCGCTGGCCTGGGTGGTGGCGGTGGCCTGGGGGCTTGTGGCGCTGCTGGGCGGCGCCGTCCCGCTGCGGACGCTTTTCGCCTGTTTCACGGCCACGGTGGTCCTGGACGCGACCAATGTCCCGGCCTCGGTGGCCGGGACGGCCCTGGCGGGCATCGCGGCGGCCGCCATCTGGCGGCTGTCCCGGTCCGGGCGGCGGCTGTCCTTCGATCTGGCGGTCTTGGCCGGCTCGGCGGTGGCCGGGGTGCTGGGCTATGGCCCGCAAGGCCTGGCCGCCGTCCAGGCGCTTTTCATGCTCCATCTGGCCCTCGGCGTGGGCGACGCCGTCCAGCGCGGCCTGGGGGCGCTCGGCGGCGGCGGCAAGGGCTCCCTGGCCGGCCTGGTCTCGCCCCTGGCCACGACGCTGCTGGCCACGCTGTACGTGGCCTGGGTGCTGGTTTTTCTCGGCGGGCCGGGGCTTATGGACTACGTCTTCGAGCGCAAGTTCGAAATCGGCCGGGTGACCGTCACCCTCGATGCCGTCTGCGGGCTGCTCCTCGCCTTTTTCCTGCTGCGCCTGCTCCAGGCCTGGTTCACGCGGCTGCTGGGCCTGGCCAACCTGCGCGGCAAGCCCATCGACGCGGGACTGGCCCATACGCTCGGCGCGATCTTTTCCTATCTGACCTGGCTCCTTTTCCTCTTGTTCGCCCTGCGCCTGTTCGAGGTGCCGCTGGGGGCCCTGACCTGGATCGCCAGCGGCCTGTCGGTGGGTATCGGTTTCGGCCTCAAGGACATCGTCAACAACTTCGTGAGCGGGCTGATCATCATGTTCGGCGGGGCGGTGAAAAAGGGCGACATCATTCAGCAGGGCAAGAACATCGGCGAGGTGGTGGATCTGTCCGTGCGCAACACCATCATGCGCACCCTGGACAACACCACGGTCATCATCCCCAATTCGAGTTTCCTGCGCGGCGAGATCGTCAACCTCTCCTACCAGGACGCCACCCTGCGCCTGGCCATTCCCGTGACCGTGGCCCCGGGGACCAAGATCAAGAAGGTGCGCAAGATCCTCGTCGCCATCGCCAAGGAGCATCCGGGCGTGCTCAAAAAACCCGCCCCGGAAGTCCTCATGAACACCATCGGCCGCCTGGGCCTGGAATTCATCCTTTATGTCTGGATAGGCAACTTCATGGAGAAATTCCAGATACAGTCCGAACTGGCCACGGCCATCGACCAGCAATTCCAGGACAACAAGATATTGGTGGCCTTCCAGAGCGTGAAGGTCAAATACAAGCCCAAGGGAACGGAGGCCATGCAGTTGGAGGCCATGCGCGAGGAGCTGCGGCAAAAGCGCGGCGAGGTGTGCGGCAAGACCAGGCGGCTGCGCCGGGTGCATGTCCGCCGCCGCTGGCCCGTGACGCCCGTGGCCCGGGTGGAGGAGGAGTGA
- a CDS encoding M23 family metallopeptidase, which produces MKKLVFGVTAVLTVIGAACGYFFLTDSVKPSIVLAPANDVAAPKREFTLNLADAGAGLKSAKVVVTQGDKQITLLDQNYATPVKDAVEKFTLEPAGLRDGPFGLTVTATDRSLANFGAGNTTRLEKQMTLDTTPPRVEITSLAHNVRQGGVGAVSFQVNEEAESAGVVVGQEFFPAYKLENGKYFGFYVFPYDMDPKLFVPKVKVTDRAGNQAVAAFRYQAIPRKFRQDKLNISDAFLESKMPQYYDIITDTRDNLQIYLRVNNDIRKQNSVFLRELARKSAPAMLWDKKAFLRLPNAAPRAGFGDHRTYFYQGKEIDQQTHMGVDLASLEGAPVPAANAGKVVFTGFLGIYGETVIVDHGLGLQTLYAHLRQINVQVGQDVKKGDIIGKTGVSGLAGGDHLHFGVLVDGHETSPIEWWDQHWIDDNILNKL; this is translated from the coding sequence ATGAAGAAACTCGTCTTCGGCGTCACCGCGGTCCTGACCGTCATCGGCGCCGCCTGCGGCTATTTTTTCCTGACCGACTCCGTAAAGCCCAGCATCGTCCTGGCCCCGGCCAACGACGTGGCCGCGCCCAAGCGCGAATTCACCCTGAACCTGGCCGACGCCGGGGCAGGGCTCAAAAGCGCCAAGGTCGTGGTGACCCAGGGCGACAAGCAGATCACGCTCCTCGACCAGAACTACGCCACGCCGGTCAAGGACGCGGTGGAGAAGTTCACCCTGGAGCCGGCCGGCCTTCGCGACGGCCCCTTCGGCCTGACCGTCACGGCCACGGACCGGTCCCTGGCCAATTTCGGGGCCGGCAACACCACCCGCCTGGAAAAACAGATGACGCTGGACACCACGCCGCCGCGCGTGGAGATCACGAGCCTGGCCCACAACGTGCGCCAAGGGGGCGTGGGCGCGGTGTCCTTCCAGGTCAACGAGGAGGCCGAAAGCGCCGGCGTGGTCGTCGGACAGGAGTTCTTCCCGGCCTACAAGCTGGAAAACGGCAAGTATTTCGGCTTCTACGTCTTCCCCTACGACATGGACCCCAAGCTCTTCGTGCCCAAGGTCAAGGTGACGGACAGGGCCGGCAACCAGGCCGTGGCCGCCTTCCGCTACCAGGCCATCCCGCGCAAGTTCCGCCAGGACAAGCTCAACATCTCCGACGCGTTCCTGGAATCCAAGATGCCGCAGTACTACGACATCATCACCGACACCCGGGACAACCTGCAGATCTACCTGCGGGTCAACAACGACATCCGCAAGCAAAACAGCGTGTTTCTGCGGGAGCTGGCGCGCAAGTCGGCGCCGGCCATGCTCTGGGACAAGAAAGCCTTCCTGCGCCTGCCCAACGCCGCCCCCCGGGCCGGGTTCGGCGACCACCGGACCTACTTCTACCAGGGCAAGGAGATCGACCAGCAGACGCACATGGGCGTGGACCTGGCTTCGCTGGAGGGCGCGCCGGTGCCGGCGGCCAATGCCGGCAAGGTGGTCTTCACCGGATTCCTGGGCATCTACGGCGAGACGGTCATCGTCGACCACGGCCTGGGCTTGCAGACCCTCTACGCCCACCTGCGCCAGATCAACGTCCAGGTCGGCCAGGACGTCAAAAAGGGCGACATCATCGGCAAGACCGGGGTCAGCGGCCTGGCCGGCGGCGACCACCTGCACTTCGGCGTGCTGGTCGACGGCCACGAAACCTCGCCCATCGAATGGTGGGACCAGCACTGGATCGACGACAACATCCTCAACAAGCTGTAA
- a CDS encoding transporter substrate-binding domain-containing protein: MARRLAAACCLLAVLGLGAGASRAPAGQAAAPEQQTRTLRVGVVVAPPFVEKSAKGLYQGVAVDLWEDIARDVGWLWQVREYGLEELLEALRAGEADVGVSALSITPEREGDMDFSQPFYYTGLGIALPARHSFVFLDWVVQRLFTAKVLLYVGSLLALLLLVGGVVWAIERRHNPEHFRPGRRGIGDGLWWSAVTMTSVGYGDATPKTLAGRAVALIWMFASVALLASFTAGMTSLLTLESLSGAVSGPDDLHKVRTGVVADSAAAEELMANHVGVVTYATLEAGLKALTAGELEAFVHDQPLLHYSQLHGFAGRIRILPGFFDPQLYGFAFPRGSDLRKTVNVALLRRMEDYEYRLRLFGPYLGKGGIH; encoded by the coding sequence ATGGCCCGGCGCTTGGCGGCGGCCTGCTGCCTGCTGGCGGTGTTGGGCCTCGGCGCCGGGGCTTCCCGCGCTCCGGCCGGGCAGGCGGCCGCGCCGGAGCAGCAAACGCGCACGCTTCGGGTCGGGGTGGTGGTGGCGCCGCCTTTTGTCGAGAAAAGCGCCAAGGGCCTGTATCAGGGCGTGGCCGTGGACCTGTGGGAGGACATCGCCCGGGATGTGGGCTGGCTGTGGCAGGTCCGGGAATACGGCCTGGAGGAGCTGCTCGAGGCCTTGCGGGCCGGGGAGGCGGACGTGGGCGTGTCGGCCCTGTCCATCACTCCGGAGCGCGAGGGCGACATGGATTTTTCCCAGCCCTTCTACTACACGGGGCTGGGCATCGCCCTGCCGGCCAGGCATTCCTTCGTCTTCCTCGACTGGGTCGTACAGCGGCTTTTCACGGCCAAGGTGCTCTTGTACGTGGGCTCGCTTCTGGCCTTGCTGCTGCTGGTGGGCGGGGTGGTCTGGGCCATCGAGCGCCGGCACAATCCCGAACACTTCCGCCCCGGCCGCCGGGGCATCGGCGACGGTTTGTGGTGGTCGGCCGTGACCATGACCTCGGTCGGCTACGGCGACGCCACGCCCAAGACCCTGGCCGGCCGGGCCGTGGCCCTGATCTGGATGTTCGCCTCGGTGGCCTTGCTGGCCTCGTTCACGGCCGGGATGACCTCGCTGCTCACCCTGGAAAGCCTGAGCGGGGCGGTAAGCGGCCCGGACGACCTGCACAAGGTGCGTACGGGCGTGGTGGCCGATTCGGCGGCGGCCGAGGAGTTGATGGCCAACCACGTGGGCGTGGTGACCTACGCGACCCTGGAGGCGGGGCTCAAGGCCCTGACGGCCGGAGAGCTCGAAGCCTTCGTCCATGACCAGCCGCTGCTGCATTACAGCCAGCTGCATGGGTTCGCCGGCCGCATCCGCATCCTGCCCGGATTTTTCGACCCCCAGCTCTATGGTTTTGCCTTTCCGCGCGGCTCGGATCTGCGTAAAACCGTCAATGTGGCTTTGTTGCGGCGCATGGAGGACTATGAATACCGGCTGCGTCTGTTCGGCCCCTATCTCGGTAAGGGCGGCATCCACTGA
- a CDS encoding DUF2335 domain-containing protein: MKSNVPRAHSAEEDNGREKIDAGAHALEFGSLAKDTEELLEKFPSKTKKQLIAAIASYSGPLAHPSFVKGYEEILPGSAERILAMAEAEGLHRREQEKKVVNCEIRCKVTGLWLGFAIGMLAIAGSCAIAIFSSPLAGTTLGIGSIASLVGVFVYGSRKIEK, from the coding sequence ATGAAGAGTAACGTTCCGCGAGCTCATTCAGCAGAAGAGGACAATGGTCGTGAAAAAATAGACGCCGGCGCGCATGCTTTGGAGTTCGGTTCGTTGGCCAAGGATACGGAAGAACTCCTTGAAAAATTCCCCAGCAAAACAAAAAAACAGCTCATCGCCGCCATAGCGAGTTATTCCGGCCCCCTCGCCCATCCCTCGTTTGTGAAGGGCTATGAAGAGATTCTTCCTGGTTCTGCTGAGAGAATCCTCGCTATGGCCGAAGCGGAGGGTTTGCATCGGCGTGAACAGGAAAAAAAGGTCGTCAACTGCGAGATTCGGTGCAAGGTCACAGGGCTATGGCTCGGCTTCGCCATCGGCATGCTGGCCATAGCCGGCAGTTGCGCCATCGCCATCTTCTCCTCACCCTTGGCCGGAACGACTCTCGGTATCGGTTCCATCGCCTCCCTCGTGGGAGTATTCGTCTATGGCAGCAGAAAAATCGAGAAATAA